A section of the Euwallacea similis isolate ESF13 chromosome 9, ESF131.1, whole genome shotgun sequence genome encodes:
- the LOC136410893 gene encoding uncharacterized protein, translating to MPSLENLILSALLCAFLVGSSIEVQFTSCGGDTVYDLEITECAGSACSLHMGHHYEMLITLETIAPPLVGPEIHVGLIQFNAYFEQASICINECVSYLLGDRVLDLVPKFDMNVTVSQSLVAMPATLRINNTYVDNAGHQGGFCVETSVDIKT from the exons ATGCCATCATTAGAGAATCTGATTCTCAGTGCACTTTTATGTGCTTTTCTCGTGGGATCCTCGATTGAAGTGCAGTTTACATCATGCG GAGGAGACACAGTATATGATCTAGAGATTACTGAATGTGCTGGTTCTGCATGCAGTCTGCATATGGGGCACCACTATGAGATGCTAATTACCCTAGAAACCATAG ctcCTCCACTAGTCGGACCTGAAATCCATGTGGGCCTAATTCAGTTTAACGCTTATTTCGAACAAGCTTCGATATGCATAAACGAGTGTGTGTCGTACCTTCTGGGAGACAGAGTGCTAGATTTGGTCCCAAAATTCGACATGAATGTTACAGTTTCTCAAAGCTTAGTGGCG ATGCCTGCAACGTTGCGCATAAATAATACCTACGTGGATAACGCTGGACATCAAGGTGGATTTTGCGTTGAAACCAGTGTTGATATCAAGACTTGA
- the LOC136410929 gene encoding uncharacterized protein: MQVFKILLTITLPIVFAQLCGADIFFSDCGSEVIHVEAIHADSCNSIPCSFSRGQVYDFTVIPDYLDSIDSSDLIARALIRGAEFEVTAELNEACGLPCPVNKRVFTPHIPVTIKLGTSLIAGPADLTLNSTYWYGGVQRSRFCVQFEIVIY, translated from the exons ATGCAGGTGTTTAAAATTCTCCTTACCATAACATTGCCCATTGTTTTTGCTCAGCTCTGTGGAGCCGACATTTTCTTTTCCGATTGTG gcTCAGAAGTAATCCATGTTGAGGCAATCCATGCAGATAGCTGCAACAGTATCCCTTGCTCTTTCAGCAGAGGACAGGTTTACGATTTTACGGTAATTCCAGATTATCTAG ATTCCATTGATAGTAGTGATTTGATTGCTAGGGCGCTGATAAGAGGTGCTGAGTTCGAAGTTACTGCCGAATTGAATGAGGCTTGTGGACTACCTTGCCCCGTCAATAAAAGAGTGTTTACGCCCCATATTCCAGTGACGATCAAATTGGGGACTTCCTTAATCGCG GGGCCTGCAGATTTGACACTAAACTCCACGTACTGGTACGGAGGAGTGCAAAGAAGTCGATTCTGTGTGCAGTTTGAAATAGTCATttactaa